The Molothrus ater isolate BHLD 08-10-18 breed brown headed cowbird chromosome 1, BPBGC_Mater_1.1, whole genome shotgun sequence genome includes a window with the following:
- the MTFR1 gene encoding mitochondrial fission regulator 1, producing MICWLKRLIRMAFEQIGLNMESVLWSSKPYGSSRSIVRKIGTNLSLIQCPRVHFQLISHVGEGNTPAHLREDAVASFADVGWIAEEEGEVSTRLRSEVWLKAAQPPPGEAHHSRKPPLRQMSLQSPAGEEPVPRIAVMANEEAMQKISALENELASLRAQIAKIVTLQEQQNLTTVGSSPLASAAVPVAPPSLPPPPPPPLPPPLPSSLGQSKSAIDLIKERKNQKMNAGQDVVENGPKKPEVPNMLEILKDMNSVKLRSVKRSLEGTKPKVSQPADPAALIAEALKKKFAYRYQNESQGETEKVIPKAETKTQTEVVLFGPHMLKSTGKMKTLIEKS from the exons ATGATTTGCTGGCTGAAGCGCTTAATTAGGATGGCTTTTGAACAAATTGGATTGAACATGGAATCA GTGCTTTGGTCAAGCAAGCCTTATGGTTCATCTCGAAGTATTGTAAGAAAAATTGGTACTAACCTCTCTCTTATACAGTGTCCAAGAGTTCACTTTCAG CTAATTTCTCATGTCGGGGAAGGAAACACTCCTGCTCACCTCAGAGAAGATGCAGTGGCCTCCTTCGCTGATGTAGGATGGATTgctgaagaagaaggtgaagtCTCTACAAGGCTCAG GTCAGAAGTTTGGTTAAAAGCAgcccagcctcctccaggcGAGGCTCATCATTCCAGGAAGCCCCCACTCAGACAAATGTCCTTGCAGAGCCCGGCGGGAGAGGAGCCAGTGCCCAGGATTGCAGTGATGGCAAACGAAGAAGCAATGCAGAAGATCAGTGCCCTAGAAAATGAACTGGCCTCTTTAAGAGCACAGATAGCCAAAATTGTAACCTTACAAGAGCAGCAGAACTTGACAACAG TTGGGTCAAGTCCACTTGCttcagctgctgtccctgttgCACCTCCATCActgccaccacctcctcctcctcctctgcctccaccCCTTCCCTCAAGTCTGGGTCAGAGTAAGTCTGCAATTGATCTCattaaagagaggaaaaaccaaaaaatgaaTGCTGGCCAGGATGTGGTGGAAAACGGGCCAAAGAAGCCTGAAGTACCAAACATGCTAGAAATCCTCAAAGACATGAACAGTGTGAAACTGCGCTCGGTGAAAAG atCCTTAGAAGGTACAAAACCTAAAGTGTCTCAGCCTGCAGATCCGGCAGCATTAATAGCAGAAGCTCTCAAAAAGAAATTTGCGTATCGATACCAAAATGAAAGCCAAGGTGAAACAGAAAAAGTGATTCCAAAGGCTGAAACAAAGACACAGACTGAGGTAGTGCTG tttggACCACACATGCTGAAGTCTACAGGAAAGATGAAGACTTTAATTGAAAAATCTTAG